From one bacterium genomic stretch:
- a CDS encoding DNA methyltransferase, with translation MNSSLQLSLFPDEQPDTKPEAGAHLRRQRSGTFTDNMKLPVHQWFRYSAGFSAEWVQAVIERYKKEEPLSILDPFAGSGTTLLAADAAGQNCIGFETHPFIYRVAQAKLLWYLNPYALFHYADEVVQRARRSGMSTSRQHIPLLQKCYTEENLAKLDALREQYLKLRKEDDPIWELVWLILTAILRPCSTAGTAQWQYILPNKKKSKVLDPFSAFTEKAKEIAHGMLFVQRTGWKHNARMFLTDARNPNIPIKEAFDLVITSPPYPNNYDYADATRLEMTFWGEVSGWGDLQGAVRQHLVRSCSQHSAAERLTLSDLLADPLLAPIYKEVTVVCQDLEKIRESKGGRKTYHTMVAAYFIDLANVWRILRHFCKDGSTVCFVIGDCAPYGIYVPVDKWLGELALAAGFQQYRFEKIRDRNIKWKNRKHKIPLHEGQLWVEG, from the coding sequence ATGAATTCATCACTGCAGTTATCACTTTTCCCGGATGAGCAACCTGATACGAAGCCTGAAGCAGGAGCACATCTCAGAAGGCAGCGCTCTGGCACGTTTACTGATAATATGAAATTGCCTGTTCACCAGTGGTTTCGTTACTCTGCTGGTTTCTCAGCAGAATGGGTACAAGCTGTTATCGAACGATATAAAAAAGAAGAGCCTCTTTCTATTCTCGATCCTTTTGCTGGCTCTGGCACAACACTCCTGGCTGCAGATGCTGCCGGTCAAAACTGTATTGGTTTTGAGACTCACCCGTTTATTTATCGTGTTGCCCAGGCTAAACTTTTGTGGTATCTCAATCCATATGCTTTATTCCACTACGCTGACGAAGTTGTCCAAAGGGCAAGAAGAAGCGGCATGTCTACAAGCCGTCAGCATATTCCCTTACTCCAAAAGTGTTATACTGAAGAAAATCTTGCCAAATTAGATGCCCTGCGTGAGCAGTACCTGAAGTTACGAAAGGAAGATGATCCAATATGGGAACTTGTATGGCTCATCCTTACAGCTATTTTAAGGCCATGCAGTACGGCAGGGACTGCTCAATGGCAGTATATCCTTCCAAACAAAAAAAAATCCAAGGTTCTCGATCCTTTCTCCGCATTTACGGAAAAAGCCAAAGAGATAGCACATGGCATGCTCTTCGTCCAAAGGACAGGGTGGAAACATAACGCACGTATGTTTCTCACTGATGCAAGAAATCCGAATATCCCAATAAAAGAGGCGTTTGACCTTGTTATTACTTCTCCCCCTTACCCAAACAACTATGACTATGCTGATGCCACAAGACTTGAAATGACATTCTGGGGTGAAGTTTCTGGCTGGGGAGACTTACAGGGGGCTGTACGCCAGCATCTGGTGAGATCCTGTTCACAACATTCCGCGGCAGAGCGTCTGACGTTAAGTGACTTGCTGGCCGATCCATTGCTGGCTCCAATATATAAAGAGGTTACGGTTGTCTGCCAGGATCTCGAAAAAATACGTGAAAGCAAAGGAGGAAGAAAAACCTACCACACCATGGTCGCTGCCTATTTCATTGACTTGGCAAACGTATGGCGTATTCTCCGTCATTTTTGCAAAGATGGGTCCACAGTTTGTTTTGTTATTGGTGATTGTGCGCCGTATGGTATCTACGTACCTGTTGATAAGTGGCTCGGTGAACTGGCATTAGCAGCAGGCTTTCAGCAGTATAGATTCGAAAAAATCAGAGACAGGAACATCAAGTGGAAGAACCGAAAACATAAAATCCCCCTCCATGAAGGCCAACTCTGGGTAGAAGGCTAG
- the plsY gene encoding glycerol-3-phosphate 1-O-acyltransferase PlsY: MAALKPAFFFLISYLLGSIPFGILIARRHRVDIQQVGSKNIGATNVLRAVGKKAAIFTLLGDLTKGIAAVLLGKIFFTSPAMPSALGLLAIIGHDWSIFNRFRGGKGVATSLGVFLVLAPCPALLALLVWMGVLGISRYVSLASISAAVALPPFIFLLSGAGPLFFTSLPAAALLIFKHRSNIQRLMAGTENRMGKRKKRT, encoded by the coding sequence TTGGCAGCCCTGAAACCGGCATTCTTTTTTCTTATATCCTACCTCCTTGGGTCTATTCCTTTTGGCATCCTGATCGCCCGAAGGCACCGGGTCGATATCCAGCAGGTTGGAAGCAAAAATATCGGAGCTACCAATGTGCTGCGCGCCGTCGGGAAAAAAGCGGCCATTTTCACGCTTCTTGGCGACCTGACCAAGGGCATAGCCGCTGTCCTCCTGGGAAAGATATTCTTCACTTCTCCGGCCATGCCATCCGCTCTTGGGTTACTGGCAATCATTGGCCATGACTGGTCCATCTTCAACCGATTCAGGGGAGGAAAAGGTGTTGCCACCAGCCTGGGAGTTTTTCTTGTCCTTGCCCCCTGCCCTGCTCTTCTTGCCCTGCTGGTCTGGATGGGAGTTCTGGGAATCAGCCGCTATGTCTCCCTGGCTTCGATCTCGGCTGCGGTGGCGCTTCCCCCCTTTATCTTCCTCCTTTCGGGGGCCGGCCCCTTGTTCTTCACCTCTCTGCCGGCTGCCGCTCTCCTGATCTTCAAGCACCGGTCGAATATCCAGCGGCTTATGGCCGGTACCGAAAACAGGATGGGCAAACGGAAAAAACGTACTTGA
- a CDS encoding DNA methylase, with translation MAKSPSHKFGQIIGNLLEEIISSILTDFCEQRGLYLDKKGHRGKARRGSKVTWKDKYGNEHDLDFVIERDGSPDKTGQPIAIIEAAWRRYTKHSRNKVQEIQGAVLPVAECHNLEAPFLGVVLAGIFTDNSINQLESFGFKVLYIPYKTITDAFCCANIDVRFDEFTPDDEFKQCVKKIEELAVSEREGLKQMLISLNKEQIDHFFNLLAETIDRMINKILIIPLYGHDRCFQDIQAAVDFIESYHESPPEGGLRRYEVIVEYSNYDRIEAEFSNKDRIIKFLKSLLS, from the coding sequence ATGGCAAAATCTCCATCTCATAAGTTTGGACAAATCATCGGGAACCTGCTTGAGGAAATAATCAGCTCAATCTTGACAGATTTCTGTGAGCAGAGGGGATTATATCTTGATAAAAAAGGACACCGGGGCAAAGCTCGAAGGGGAAGTAAAGTAACCTGGAAGGATAAATATGGTAACGAACATGACTTGGATTTCGTTATTGAGAGGGACGGTTCACCTGATAAGACAGGGCAGCCCATAGCTATCATTGAAGCTGCGTGGAGAAGGTACACGAAACATTCAAGAAACAAAGTCCAGGAAATCCAGGGTGCCGTTCTTCCCGTAGCAGAATGCCATAATCTGGAAGCCCCCTTCCTTGGTGTTGTATTAGCGGGTATTTTTACCGATAACTCAATTAACCAATTGGAATCGTTCGGATTTAAGGTTCTGTATATACCCTACAAAACTATTACTGACGCATTCTGTTGTGCAAATATCGATGTGCGTTTCGATGAGTTCACGCCTGATGATGAATTCAAGCAGTGTGTCAAAAAAATTGAAGAGTTGGCTGTCTCGGAACGGGAAGGTCTCAAGCAGATGCTGATCTCGTTGAATAAAGAGCAAATAGACCATTTTTTCAATTTGTTGGCGGAGACAATAGACAGAATGATCAACAAAATACTTATTATCCCTCTCTATGGCCACGACAGATGCTTTCAAGATATTCAGGCAGCAGTAGACTTTATCGAGAGCTATCATGAATCTCCACCTGAAGGTGGGTTGAGAAGATATGAGGTAATTGTTGAATATAGTAACTACGATAGAATAGAAGCTGAATTCTCAAATAAAGATAGGATTATTAAGTTCTTAAAGTCCTTACTGAGTTAG
- the pgsA gene encoding CDP-diacylglycerol--glycerol-3-phosphate 3-phosphatidyltransferase, which translates to MTLPNKLSIARIFLVPVLVTVLLTRFSNLLALSIFLLASLTDWLDGYIARKSKQTTTLGKLLDPMADKLLISSALISLVEMGLAPAWIVVVIVSREIAITGIRSVAASQGVVIAASKMGKYKAVSEILAVSFLILDKFPFPVLGEIPLGRILLWGAMIMAIISGVEYVIKFNREVKLTT; encoded by the coding sequence ATGACCTTACCGAATAAACTTTCGATAGCCCGAATCTTTCTCGTGCCTGTCCTCGTGACCGTGCTCCTGACCCGATTCAGTAACCTTCTGGCTCTGAGTATCTTTCTCCTGGCATCCCTGACCGACTGGCTGGACGGCTACATTGCCAGAAAATCGAAGCAGACCACCACCCTGGGCAAGCTGCTGGACCCCATGGCTGACAAATTGCTGATCTCCTCAGCCCTCATTTCCCTGGTTGAAATGGGTCTGGCCCCGGCATGGATCGTGGTGGTCATTGTCAGCCGGGAAATCGCCATTACCGGGATACGCTCTGTGGCCGCTTCGCAGGGAGTAGTCATTGCGGCCAGTAAAATGGGGAAATATAAAGCGGTCAGTGAAATCCTGGCCGTTTCCTTTCTCATCCTGGACAAGTTTCCGTTTCCGGTCCTGGGGGAAATCCCCCTGGGCCGCATTCTGCTCTGGGGGGCCATGATTATGGCCATAATCTCAGGGGTCGAGTATGTGATAAAATTCAACCGGGAAGTCAAGCTGACCACCTAG